A genomic region of Pseudomonas sp. RSB 5.4 contains the following coding sequences:
- a CDS encoding LysR family transcriptional regulator has product MNNLRRLDINLLLTLDVLLAEHNVTRAAERLSLSQPSVSVHLAKLREIFGDPLLLPGPRGMRPTARADELREPLREALEALERAVAPASAFDPAQARHIWKVAATDYGESTVVLPALSGLRTQAPGTRLAVLDLMPAQLVKQAEQGVFDLALHITEEAPLDLHQRVLFTEHYALAGRVGHPGLTRKPNREQFCALEHVMVSREGGGFFGVTDKALAEVGLARKVVLSVPHFLMVMSVLASTDLVAMLPSRLVRGNPALQVVDAPLQVPGYEMAMFWGERAHRDPAHKWLREHLASSV; this is encoded by the coding sequence ATGAATAATTTACGACGTCTGGATATCAACTTGCTGTTGACCCTAGACGTGTTATTGGCAGAACACAACGTAACCCGCGCCGCAGAGCGGCTGAGCCTGTCGCAGCCGTCAGTGAGCGTACACCTGGCCAAGCTGCGCGAGATCTTCGGCGACCCGCTGTTGCTGCCCGGGCCACGCGGGATGCGGCCGACGGCGCGGGCCGATGAGTTACGTGAGCCGTTGCGTGAAGCGCTGGAGGCACTGGAGCGAGCGGTGGCGCCGGCCAGTGCCTTCGATCCGGCGCAGGCCCGCCACATCTGGAAAGTCGCGGCGACCGATTACGGCGAATCGACGGTGGTGCTGCCGGCCCTCAGCGGTTTGCGCACTCAGGCGCCGGGAACGCGGCTGGCGGTGCTCGATCTGATGCCGGCGCAGTTGGTCAAGCAGGCGGAGCAGGGCGTGTTTGACCTGGCGCTGCACATCACCGAAGAGGCGCCGCTGGATCTGCATCAGCGGGTGCTGTTCACCGAGCATTACGCGTTGGCCGGTCGCGTCGGGCATCCGGGGTTGACGCGTAAACCGAACCGCGAACAGTTCTGCGCGCTGGAGCACGTAATGGTGTCGCGTGAGGGCGGGGGCTTTTTCGGGGTGACCGACAAGGCGCTCGCCGAGGTCGGTCTGGCGCGCAAAGTGGTGCTGTCGGTGCCGCACTTTCTGATGGTGATGTCGGTGCTGGCGAGTACCGATCTGGTGGCGATGCTGCCGTCACGGCTGGTGCGCGGCAACCCGGCGTTGCAGGTGGTCGACGCACCGCTGCAGGTGCCGGGCTACGAAATGGCGATGTTCTGGGGCGAGCGCGCGCACCGCGATCCGGCACACAAATGGTTGCGAGAGCACCTGGCGTCGTCGGTGTAG
- a CDS encoding NAD(P)H-dependent oxidoreductase has protein sequence MNVLLVYAHPEPTSLNGSLKDFTVQRLQAAGHTVQVSDLYAMNWKTTLDADDAPERDRSRPFDASGDSKLAYAQGTQAADIAAEQAKLLWADALILQFPLWWFSMPAILKGWVERVYACGFAYGVGEHSDSRWGERYGEGKMKGKRAMLMVTTGGWDSHYSPRGINGPIDDVLFPINHGILYYPGFEVVPPFVAYRVGRMDEATFAATCEELGTRLDELWSTRPIAYRQQNGGDYEIPALTLKEGIAPGLEGFAAHTR, from the coding sequence ATGAATGTGTTACTGGTCTACGCCCACCCTGAACCCACCTCGCTCAATGGCTCGCTCAAGGACTTCACCGTCCAGCGCCTGCAAGCCGCCGGCCACACCGTGCAGGTCTCCGACCTCTACGCGATGAACTGGAAGACCACCCTCGACGCCGACGACGCCCCTGAACGCGACCGCAGCCGCCCGTTTGACGCCTCAGGCGATTCGAAACTGGCCTACGCCCAGGGCACCCAGGCCGCCGATATCGCCGCCGAGCAAGCAAAACTGCTCTGGGCCGACGCACTGATCCTGCAATTCCCACTGTGGTGGTTTTCCATGCCGGCGATTCTCAAGGGCTGGGTCGAGCGCGTGTACGCCTGCGGTTTTGCCTACGGCGTTGGCGAACACTCCGATTCGCGCTGGGGCGAGCGTTATGGCGAAGGGAAAATGAAAGGCAAGCGGGCAATGTTGATGGTCACCACCGGCGGCTGGGACTCGCACTACAGCCCGCGCGGGATCAACGGGCCGATTGATGACGTGCTGTTCCCGATCAATCACGGAATCCTCTACTACCCCGGGTTTGAGGTGGTGCCGCCGTTCGTGGCCTACCGCGTCGGTCGAATGGATGAGGCGACATTTGCCGCGACTTGCGAGGAACTGGGCACGCGGCTGGATGAGTTGTGGAGCACGCGGCCGATTGCGTATCGACAGCAGAACGGCGGCGATTACGAGATTCCGGCGTTGACGTTGAAGGAAGGTATTGCACCAGGGCTTGAGGGCTTTGCCGCCCACACTCGGTAA